TACTCCACAATTTGCCCGTTGTCGTAGAGCATCTTTTCAAAGTGAGGCACCGTCCAAGTGGGGTCTACCGTGTAGCGATGGAAGCCGCCTCCCACATGGTCATAAATTCCGCCCAGAGCCAGGTTTAAACCACGTTTGGTACAAGTGTCGGTCGCGTCGTACTTGAGATGATCCTGAAACCGTACGGCATGCAGCGCCATATCGGCATAAGGAATCATCGGGAAACTGGGGCCATGTCCCTCCGATGTGAGCACCCCAGTGTTGTACTCCAACCCTTGCCGCAACAACTCGTCATTCAACTCTTGGCCTGGATTCAACAAGGCAGAGCTTTGCAGATGCCCCAACAATTCTTCCTTGAGCGCCTGCACTTTCTGAGGTTCGTTGTCGTAATAGCGGCGGATCGCTTGCAACACCTGCATAAATCCAGGGCGACCATACCGCGCTTCGAGGGGGAAGTAAGTACCGCCATAAAAAGGGATCAGGTCGTCGGGAGCCAAGAACACATTTAACGGCCAACCGCCTTGCCCCGTCATCATCTGGACGGTTTGCATATAGATGCTGTCGAGGTCTGGGCGTTCTTCGCGATCGACTTTGATCGGCAGGAAGTTGGCGTTCATGTAGTCCGCGATCGCTGCATCAGAAAAGGCCTCTCCTTCCATGACGGTGCACCAGTGGCAACTGGAGTAGCCCACCGACAAAAAGATGGGTTTGTTGTCTCGCCGTGCTGTTTCCAACGCTTCCTCACACCAAGGCCACCAGTCAATCGGGTTCTCAGCATGTTTCCGCAAGTAGAGGCTTTGGGCTTGAGCCAGGCGATTCGTCATAGGGGCTGATTCTAGAACTCAATAGGGGCATACCTTCGACAGTTTATCGCGCCCAAGCTGAGAGGGGCTGTACCTTGGGGGCGATCGCTCAACTCCTTTCGGCAAAGCGATTAGAATATGAGCCAAACCCGGAGGTCTGTTAACGGTGGCAGACAGTTGAGGCGTGAATCATGCAAGCACAACCAGATTGGGCGTTTCTGGCAGCAAGTTCTCCTTATCAAACTGCGATCGCGGTGCAAAAGCTATTGCAGGAGGGCAAATCGATGGAAGCGGGCGAAGGACTCCATGCACTGATTGATTCTATGGGCAGGTCAGAAAAACGGGCACTGAAAAGCCAACTGACTCGGTTAATGAGCCATGTAATTAAATGGAAGTGTCAACCAGAGCGGCGATCGCCAAGTTGGGCAATTACAATTCGCGATGCCCGGACGGAAATTGCTGACAGCCAAGAAGAATTTCCCAGCCTCAACCGAGATCACATTGAGTCGATTTGGCCAAAATGCTTCGACAGAGCCATCAAAGATGCTGAAGACGAAATGGGGATGCGGTGTTCCTTAAATTCCCTATCTTGGACTGAAGTCTTTGAGGAAGAATACACGTTACTAAAACCCGAAGCAGAATAACTTCCCCATTTGTTCATACCGCTTTTTATGCTATCCCTGTAACAAAAACACTCCGCCCACTTTCATCCCTCATCCTTCCTCCTTCATCCCTCCCCTATGGACTTCTCCGGACAAAACCTCCGAGGCCGCAACTTCAAAGGTCAAGACCTCACCGGAGCCAACTTCAGCTACGCCGACATCCGGGGCGCAAACTTCACTAGTGCCATTTTGCAAGGGGCAAATTTTACAGGGGTCAAAGCAGGTTTACTTCCAAGTTGGAGCGCATGTTTATTTATAGTTTCAATTACCTTGTCTATTTTAGGACTAGGAACTTCTGTTGTTTCTGTCAACCTTTTTTCATCTGCTGATGTAGTTCACTGGTCCGAAGTCATAATGGCTTCAGAGAACCCATTACGAGTAGACGTAAAATTTCCTATTCTTGAATTAGTAATTTTTGTCTTCTGCTTCACAAGCATAATGGCTGGACAATTCATTGGAGAGTTTGCGGACAAAACGCAGATTTCAATGGAGCTATTTGGCTCGTCTCGAATGTCCCGAATGAAGTCAAAGCTTTTAGCAAAAACATTTTTTATATGCACTTTTATTATTTGGGCAGTTTTCTTCTTAACAGAAACCTCAAAAGTTATTTATGCATTATTATTATGGATGACTCTAGGGCTCTTTCCGGGCTTGTGTCTTGCGGCTTTTATAGGTCTTGTCTTCGCATATCCTATATCCTCTAGAAACGTACTGTTTGATGGCAAAAGAACAATTTTTCGAAATTCCGATTTAACTGATGCTGACTTTACAAGGGCATCACTAACATATGTTGACTTCAGGAAATCCAATTTAGTTCGTACTTGCTGGTTTCAAGCTTGGACTGTCAAAGATGCATGGATCAAGGACACGTACTTAGAAGATCTTTATTTATATCGGCTGTTGACAACAAAACAAGGCGCTAATCAAATAATTTATAACACCAAAAAGACAAGAGATATTAATCTGGAGAACGCCAACTTAACTAGTAGACTCTGGCTGGAGTAGAGCTACCATTTAGGCAGGGTTACCAATGAGGGTAGAACCATGCCTAGACTTGCTCCAACACCCTTGCGACTCACTGAGACAGAACGAGAGCAACTTCAACAGGCGATCAAACGCCATAGCACTCCCCAGCAAATTGCCATCAGAGC
This region of Trichocoleus desertorum NBK24 genomic DNA includes:
- a CDS encoding pentapeptide repeat-containing protein, which encodes MDFSGQNLRGRNFKGQDLTGANFSYADIRGANFTSAILQGANFTGVKAGLLPSWSACLFIVSITLSILGLGTSVVSVNLFSSADVVHWSEVIMASENPLRVDVKFPILELVIFVFCFTSIMAGQFIGEFADKTQISMELFGSSRMSRMKSKLLAKTFFICTFIIWAVFFLTETSKVIYALLLWMTLGLFPGLCLAAFIGLVFAYPISSRNVLFDGKRTIFRNSDLTDADFTRASLTYVDFRKSNLVRTCWFQAWTVKDAWIKDTYLEDLYLYRLLTTKQGANQIIYNTKKTRDINLENANLTSRLWLE
- a CDS encoding DUF29 domain-containing protein translates to MQAQPDWAFLAASSPYQTAIAVQKLLQEGKSMEAGEGLHALIDSMGRSEKRALKSQLTRLMSHVIKWKCQPERRSPSWAITIRDARTEIADSQEEFPSLNRDHIESIWPKCFDRAIKDAEDEMGMRCSLNSLSWTEVFEEEYTLLKPEAE